One Rouxiella sp. S1S-2 genomic window, ATGACCCCGGCCATCATAATCAGCAGTGCGATAACCCAGGCAAAAACGGGCCTGCGGACAAAGAAGCTGGAAAACATCATGCCGCTCCTTGTGTGGTCGATGAGGTCGCACTCAAGCTGGTTTCTACTGGTTTAACAATTTCACCGGCGCTGACTTTAGTGGTCCCTTCAACAATAACGCGATCGCCTGCCTGCAGGCCGCTAACAATGAGATAGTTTTCCCCTGAAGTGGCGCTGGTTATGACGTTGCGAACGACGACTTTATTATCTGCATCAACGACCATCGCCGTGGCGTTACCTTTAGGGTCACGGGTTATAGCCTGCTGCGGTGCCAATATGGCGTTTTCAATGACACCTTCATCTACGCTGGCGTGTACAAACATACCCGGCAATAAAATATGCTGATTGTTAGGGAAGAGGGCGCGCAGTGTCACTGAACCGGTGGCTTCATCAACTGAAACTTCGGTCAGCTCCAGCTTGCCTTTATCGGGGTAAACCGAGCCGTCTTCAAGCGTCAGCGTCACATCTAACGTACTGCTGTTGGTGGCCAGTGCACGTTTACGTAATTGGAGCAGGTCAACGCTTGATCGGGTGAGGTCAACGTACATGCTGTCCAGCGCAGTAATTGTGGTGAGGGCGGTTGTTTGGTCTGCGGTGACCAGAGCACCCGGCGTCACGGTTGAAATGCCGATTCGACCCGAAATAGGCGCGGTAATGCGGGTCCAGTCGAGGTTGATTTTGGCCGATTCCAGCGCGGCCGCTTTTTCAGCAACACTGGCTCTATCTTCACCACAAGTAGCAGTAGCATTGTCGGCGTTCTGCTGTGAAACACCTTGTTCTTTAACCAGAATAGAATAGCGTCTGGCCTGCTGGCAGTCGGCAATAACCAATGCTTTGGCACTTTGCAGCGTGGCGGCCGCCTGATCATAGGTTGCCTTGAAGCTTGATGGGTCAATTTGATACAGCGGCTGGCCTGCTTTTACCTCATCCCCTTCTTTAAACAGGCGACGTTGAATAATACCGCCAACCTGTGGCAATACGCTTGAGGTTAACGTTGCCGTAGTCCGCCCCGTAAGGTCGCTAGTATAAGTGAATGGCTGACTTTTTAAGGTGACGATGCCAACCTGAACGGGGGCAGGTTTATTTTCAGGCGAATTCGCGTCATGACAGCCGCTTAATCCGATGAGGGTTAAAATACATAAAATTCGTAATGGCATAGCAGGATCCCAAAATTAATGGAGTAAATTATTTCAGCGCACAGAGAGCCCTGAGAAAATTATTTCTCATGCCGATCCGTTGGTATCCAAAATGTAGGCGTATTAATTGCAGTGGAGAAATAGCTAAAAATAAAACGTTAGATATCATTTATTCTGTGCGTCGCCTCCTGAATAGTCTGTATGATTTTTTCAATGTCCTCATTATTAATGGATTCATTACGCATTTTAATTTTCACAATTATTTTTAGATTTTCTAAGGCGTAATAAATTTCCGGATTTCTCACGGGGTTTTTCTCCGAAACCAGCGCCTTCAGCTTCTCCAGGATAGTCTCGATATCGAACTTTTTTTCCGCGAGATGTTTCTCACCCAAGGCCGTAATGAAAAATTTTTTTCTATTCTCACCAATGTGTTGTATCTGGGTGTGCCCCAAGTCCTCCAGCATGGTTAGGTTAGGGTAGATCACACCTGCGCTGGGTACGTAGCCACCCATGGAATAATTTTCTATCGATTTTATTATTCCATAACCGTGCGTCGGGTTAATCTTTATAAAATAAAGAACCAACAACAGCAGTTCTTCATTCTTAAATGTTTTACCACGCCTGGCATGATTTTTTTTAGGCGGCACATGAATGGCGTATATTTTTTTCATTTATCGATTTTTATTCTCTCTCAAACGACATTCTCTTTGTCACGCTGTTTAAACACAATTCAAAGGTATCCCCGACAATGCGGTCGGTCAAGATATATCTTAACGTTAACCTTGTTTTTTACTTCTCCTATTGTATTGAAAAATATATGTATTTTTAGAATGTGTGATGATTGTGAGGAACCATTAAACGAAGATGAGTACGTGATGTTGAGAGTTGGCTGCTCATGTCATCACATTGTTTTTAAAGGTATTTATTTTTGTTTTTTACAGATTAGCAAATGTCGCCGGGATTATATTTTCTCTAGAGTGTAAAAGTATCGAAAGTATTCAGTAATTATATTTTACGTAAAGATATTTACAAAGCATTCAGGCGATGAATCAATCATTAAATACACACTTTGTTTCATGCGTTAATAAAATAATGATAATGCAGTACGTTAATAGACAATATCTCCTTATAATACTGTGCTTTGGTAAGGGTTTATTAAACCAGTTTAGTCGAAGGCTGATTTTTCGATGTCTTTACACATCTTCCGCCAGCCTGTTGCGGTTCGCTTAATCTGTTTCAATCGGCGATGCAGCAGGGTATTGATAACCTCTATTCTTTACTTACCTCTAAGCCTGATGACAGTAAATCCTGATGGTACCGCCCTTAAAACGGATACAACGACTTAAGCAGAAGAGAAATTCTCCCCGCCTCAGGTATTTGCAGACGATAGTCGGCCATCACCCCGGCCAAATAGGCAGAGCATGTAAAGGTTCGTGGTTGTTGGGGGACCAGTCTTTCGAGCCATTCACAAATATCCGGCCCTCTCACCAAATCCGGCCAGTCTTCATGGCAGTCGATAATAAATAAAGCTGCCAACAGTCTCAGCGGCCGAGGTGAGTCGGTTTCTATCCCGCAGTAGGCTGAAGACGATAGCGCAGTCAGTACTTTTGCCAGCGTCAAAGACATTATTGCGTTGAGCTGAGCCTCGGTTAATCCTTCAATTTTTTGAAATAACGGTAGGTTGGAACGCATTTTTTCAACGGTTCCCTGCCGGGAAAGTTTTGCCTTTTCACCCTCATAAAACGGGGCAAGCGCAGCGTGGAGTAGGTCCACGTCTTTGGCGGAGGTTAAATTTAATTTGTTTTGCTCCTTACGGCCAAGCAGGTTAATCCAGTGTGTTGCAATCTGTTCTACTCTTCTCACATCATCAGGCTGACGTAGTTCATGAACAGACAATAAATGCCTCATTGCCGCCACTAGATGATTTCCGCCTGCGGACCAGGCTTGTAAGAGTGCGGGAAAACTCTCTAATGTTTTCGCCGTTTGCTGCTGATTTGCCGGCCAGCCCGTTATTGCACCTCTTTCATCACAGGTAAAAATCGAGTACTCCGTGGGCGGCTGGCATGAGTCGATAAGGGCTTCAAAACCCGATCTTGCAAGATAAATGGCTCGGCCCGTGGCGGGATTATAAAACAGGTGATGTTGTGAAAGTTCGGCAGTGGGGTCCATTAAAATATCAGCACAAAGGTGCTTTATCAGTTTATCTAGAGGGGAGAGTTGATACCAAAAATCGGCAATGAAGGGATAGATGGCCATAAGTTGGTGAGCGATAGATTGAAAGCCCATTATTTCGGCGGTAGCCAGATTATTAGACTGGGTTAGTACATCCAACAAGCTATTGAGGACATCATGACGACTATAGCGATCGTTTATTATCACCGCCGGAAGTATTTTATCTTTATAGAGGCTTAATAATAGTCCGGAAATGAAAAGTCTTATGACTGGCGATGTTGAATAACAGCCGTGACGTAGTTCGAGAAGCACCGAATGCATAAGCGAGGGATGCTGTAAGCAGTCTTTGAGGTGAGGGAGAGTGTTAAATTTACCGACTAGCTGTTCTACCCAGTCGACTCTGACATCGTCGTTTTTCAAGGTGGAGAGCGTGTTATAGAAATACGCACCCGTTTCAAGGTTGTTAAGACTGTTGAGGTTGAAATCAATCAACATGTCCGAAGAAAACATGTCATTACTGAGCGTTATATCACCTTTCTTATAGTTGCCAAAATCTGCACCGCTAAAATCGATTGATTGGATCAATGTCAGGTTGTTGATTTTAGCATTGTGAAAACTGACCTCCCGTTTGAAAATTACCTGTTCAAATGACAATCCCTCGGCGTTGATGTTGTTGAAGTTGACCTTATTAAACTTATAGAGATCGTCAATTAAACCCTGTAATGCGACAAATTTTACGTTTGTGAAAGCTGACCCACTGAAGTCTGCATCTTCAATTTTCTCTGACCATCGGTGAGTAATGATAAGGTTTCTGAACGTGCAATTTTTCATCTTACTGTTTGAAAGGTCTGGCGAAATAATTGAATGAGCTGTTAACGGGGATCTGGTGGTATAAAGACCATCAATCTTGCTCCCGTCCCAACAAATTTTCGCCATCTTTATGCCGTACCAATTCAACGATCGCTTGGTGGCCATAAAAGTGCAGTTTAGCATCTCACTCCCGCTCGGCGCCTTCCACTTATAGAAGACAGGGTCGATAAACGTATCTTCATAAAATTTCACCGGTCGGGTGATTTTCTTATACTCGCTGGTGAGATTTTCAAATATTATTCCGCTGAACGTTCTTGGACATTTAGTCCATTTTTTTTCATCCCGCAAAAAATTGAGAAAATCATCATTGTTAATAAATGTGGGTCCGGTATCTATTTTGCGTTCCAAGCTGACGGGACGTCTGAATATGTTCCTTATTCCAATTTGAAGAGTGGCGAAGAGTCCGGTTGGAGGCCTTTCAGGCGACGGGGACCGGGGTGCGGGGGTTGATACGCTGTTCAATGACGACGTTGGCAAAAGATCCATGATGTATACACTCCCTGAGAAATCTCTTATGCCTATATGATGCTCTATCAACGGCTTAGGCCGTTAATGATTAGACATCCATATATTTAGAATCAGCGTTTTATGAGAAATCAGCCTAATCACGCACCTAATCGTCACGATCCGGTCATAAAAAATACATCTACGCTCGCTAGCTTATGCAAATCACTCACTGGCGAGATGCGCAGCCGTTATGAGCAATTATTCATCTCAACGTTATTTGTCACTGCAAAACATCAGCAAAGGTTGGGGCAGCAAAATTGCTCTCAACAATATTAGTTTTGACGTAAAGGAAGGGGACTTTGTTGCCCTGCTCGGACCCTCCGGTTGCGGTAAATCAACCATGCTTAGAACCATTGCCGGTCTTGAGTATGCGGATCAAGGGTCAATTCAATTACAGCAAAACGATGTCACTCGTCTCACTCCCTCGCAGCGCAGGCTGTCGATGGTGTTTCAGTCCTATGCGCTGTTTCCTCATCTCAACGTGCGTGAAAATCTGCTGTTTGGGCTGAAGGCGCGGGGAGAAGATAAAACCCAGTTTGCTGCACGCCTCGATGAGGTGGCAAAACTGATGGAGCTTGAGGCATTACTCGACCGTTTGCCTTCCCAGCTTTCTGGCGGTCAACAGCAGCGCGTGGCGCTGGGCCGTGCGGTTATCGCCAATAACAAGCTGTGCCTGATGGACGAGCCGCTGTCGAACCTTGATGCTAAGCTGCGTCAAAGCATGCGACGTGAAATTCGCGCGCTGCAAAAAAAGCTCGGTCTGACCATGATCTATGTGACCCACGATCAAACAGAAGCCATGAGCATGGCCGACAAGATTATCTTGCTTAATGACGGCTGCATTGAGCAGCAAGACACGCCGGACAACCTCTATAACAATCCCGCCAGTATTTTTACCGCTCAGTTTATTGGCGCACCGCCGATGAATATTCTGCCGCTGACTCGTCAGGACTCGCACCACTACTTGGGCGATATGCGTACGCCGGTAGTGCAAAACTATCGGGCATCGACCCTGAGCCTTGGGCTGCGCGCGGAAGACATTCAGCTTTGTGCGCCTGAGAGTGCCGCGCTCACCGGTGAAGTCCTGAGCTATGAATATATGGGTTCCGACACGCTGGTGGTGTGCCGATTGGCACAAACCTCAGCAACGTTGACGGTAAAAATCCCCGGCATGCGCCGTTTAGGCGAGGGCAGTACTGTCGGGTTGCAGTGGGCTCAGGCTACGCAGTATTTCTTTTCAACGGCCAACGGTAAACGCTGCTATCACGTCGGAGAAAACGTGCTGGCAATCGACGAAAGAGTAGCCGTGTAATCCGTAATTAATTGTTTAAATTTACTTTATTTTCATCTATTTAAATAAAGCTTACTACACAACAATATCAATATTTCAAGGGAAAACTATGTCTATTGCAATGCGTTTAACACGTGTGGCCACCGCGCTTCTATTGGTATCAACAACCTCGGCTTTTGCCGCTGATCCGATAAAGTTGCAGATGTATTATCCGATTGCCGTAGGGGGAAAAATAACCCATACGGTTGACGGTCTGGTGGCAGACTTTGAAAAAATACACCCTGAAATTAGCATTCAACCGGTTTATACCGGTGACTATGCCACCACGGTGACCAAGGCGTTAACGGCATTTCGTGGGGGCAATGCGCCGCAGATGGCGGTGATTGGCGATATTGAGGCTTATTCACTGATTGATGCTGGCGCGATTGTTCCGGTAAGTGATTTGGCCAATGACCAGGC contains:
- a CDS encoding pentapeptide repeat-containing protein, with the translated sequence MDLLPTSSLNSVSTPAPRSPSPERPPTGLFATLQIGIRNIFRRPVSLERKIDTGPTFINNDDFLNFLRDEKKWTKCPRTFSGIIFENLTSEYKKITRPVKFYEDTFIDPVFYKWKAPSGSEMLNCTFMATKRSLNWYGIKMAKICWDGSKIDGLYTTRSPLTAHSIISPDLSNSKMKNCTFRNLIITHRWSEKIEDADFSGSAFTNVKFVALQGLIDDLYKFNKVNFNNINAEGLSFEQVIFKREVSFHNAKINNLTLIQSIDFSGADFGNYKKGDITLSNDMFSSDMLIDFNLNSLNNLETGAYFYNTLSTLKNDDVRVDWVEQLVGKFNTLPHLKDCLQHPSLMHSVLLELRHGCYSTSPVIRLFISGLLLSLYKDKILPAVIINDRYSRHDVLNSLLDVLTQSNNLATAEIMGFQSIAHQLMAIYPFIADFWYQLSPLDKLIKHLCADILMDPTAELSQHHLFYNPATGRAIYLARSGFEALIDSCQPPTEYSIFTCDERGAITGWPANQQQTAKTLESFPALLQAWSAGGNHLVAAMRHLLSVHELRQPDDVRRVEQIATHWINLLGRKEQNKLNLTSAKDVDLLHAALAPFYEGEKAKLSRQGTVEKMRSNLPLFQKIEGLTEAQLNAIMSLTLAKVLTALSSSAYCGIETDSPRPLRLLAALFIIDCHEDWPDLVRGPDICEWLERLVPQQPRTFTCSAYLAGVMADYRLQIPEAGRISLLLKSLYPF
- a CDS encoding efflux RND transporter periplasmic adaptor subunit, with the protein product MPLRILCILTLIGLSGCHDANSPENKPAPVQVGIVTLKSQPFTYTSDLTGRTTATLTSSVLPQVGGIIQRRLFKEGDEVKAGQPLYQIDPSSFKATYDQAAATLQSAKALVIADCQQARRYSILVKEQGVSQQNADNATATCGEDRASVAEKAAALESAKINLDWTRITAPISGRIGISTVTPGALVTADQTTALTTITALDSMYVDLTRSSVDLLQLRKRALATNSSTLDVTLTLEDGSVYPDKGKLELTEVSVDEATGSVTLRALFPNNQHILLPGMFVHASVDEGVIENAILAPQQAITRDPKGNATAMVVDADNKVVVRNVITSATSGENYLIVSGLQAGDRVIVEGTTKVSAGEIVKPVETSLSATSSTTQGAA
- a CDS encoding ABC transporter ATP-binding protein, with protein sequence MSNYSSQRYLSLQNISKGWGSKIALNNISFDVKEGDFVALLGPSGCGKSTMLRTIAGLEYADQGSIQLQQNDVTRLTPSQRRLSMVFQSYALFPHLNVRENLLFGLKARGEDKTQFAARLDEVAKLMELEALLDRLPSQLSGGQQQRVALGRAVIANNKLCLMDEPLSNLDAKLRQSMRREIRALQKKLGLTMIYVTHDQTEAMSMADKIILLNDGCIEQQDTPDNLYNNPASIFTAQFIGAPPMNILPLTRQDSHHYLGDMRTPVVQNYRASTLSLGLRAEDIQLCAPESAALTGEVLSYEYMGSDTLVVCRLAQTSATLTVKIPGMRRLGEGSTVGLQWAQATQYFFSTANGKRCYHVGENVLAIDERVAV
- a CDS encoding PadR family transcriptional regulator, whose protein sequence is MKKIYAIHVPPKKNHARRGKTFKNEELLLLVLYFIKINPTHGYGIIKSIENYSMGGYVPSAGVIYPNLTMLEDLGHTQIQHIGENRKKFFITALGEKHLAEKKFDIETILEKLKALVSEKNPVRNPEIYYALENLKIIVKIKMRNESINNEDIEKIIQTIQEATHRINDI